The Pan paniscus chromosome 22, NHGRI_mPanPan1-v2.0_pri, whole genome shotgun sequence genomic interval TGGAAGTGAAGTCACTCACCACctagaatgaataaattattatttatgtaaaGATGTGATGCAAAATacgaagttaaaaaataataattcacgTATTTTGGCTGTTGGATCTGAGTTAAATGTAACATAACTGGGATTGAATTGATGCAGAGAATGAGTTTGTGGTTGCCATAAGCAGTagtaacagtatttttttttttttttttgagaaaggtctttctctgtctcccaggctggagtacagtggcacaatcacagctcactgcagcttcaaccctGCCTGGTAGCTGCCAAGGGTAAACTTCCCTTTTACCTCCTGAATTTTTGCGAAAAATCAATTCAcaaaggcagattaatagaagaaaaggcattcaaatgTATTAGcatgcctgggggtgggtgtgggaGGGAATTACAGAGTGATTTTCCCACCATGCAATAGGAAACCAATGGTTATATAGCTTCCTTCTTAGAGAATAAGAGATGGAGAAGTACGGATGATTTTAGGGGGTAGTAAATAATTTTCCGGGGAATTCAATGGGCTTAAACAACATACAGTGATGTGGGATAAAGTCTGTTGAGCCCAGACAACGGTTTGTAACAAAAGTCTGTCTGGATGTGTTGACAGACTTGAGTCTTTCTTCCCACCATATGATTTCGGTTAATGAAAATTCAGGGAAGAGACCAGAggtaattgttttcttatttagtaAGTCCAAATTTTAGGCAGATAAGGGAACTTCAGAGAACAATTTGATCCTGTGATTTGGGAGAAACAGAAGATTGAGAGCCAGGAAGTGTGGTGTGGGCAGAGAGATATTGAATCCTTTTCTGTTCAGCATGTCAAATAACCCTATTTTGGGGTATTGGTTTTTGAACCCCAACACTAAAAATGgaaacttatttgaaaatagggtctttgctTTCCTCTTCAGATATGATTagttaaggatctcaagatgatATCGTACTGGATTTAGGGTTATCCCTGAAGTCAAAGTTGCTGTCAACCACCAGAGGCCGGGAGAGAGAGAGGCTTGGAATGgtttctccctcagagcctccagaaggaaccaaccttgcCAACAATTTactttcagacttccagccttctgaactgtgagaaaatgcatttcctttttcttaagcCATCTAGTTTGTGGTATTGTTTTGATggaagccctaggaaactaatacagcatGTAAGTAAGGTGAAAGCTAATAAGAACTATATTaatccgttctcatgctgctataaagaactgcccaaggctgggtaatttctaaagaaaagatgtttaattggttcacagttccacattgcttgggaggcctcaggaaacttacagtcatggacGAAGGCataggagaagcaggcaccttcttcacagggtagCAGAATGGAGTGGGTGTCGACGgaaggggaaagccccttataaaaccatcagatctcttgacaactcactcactatcacaagaacagcatgggggattCTGATAATTCTGAtacagttatctccacctggtcctgcccttgacactcAGGGATTActggaactacaattcaagatgagatttgggtggggacacagcctagGTCCCCCAAGGGACCTAGGTAATTACAATTAAAGAACCTaggtaattataaagaaataaagttaaatattacaaaaatagagCTGTTTATAATGAACATCAAAATCTGTGATTTAATAAGGCAGTaatgttttatttgtgtttattttatatttttaaatattcaaagctAGGAGTATATTTCTTAATTAAGGTTTTTAAGTGCAAGAACTATATGTTATTCCAAGCATAAACTATGATGTTTGTTGATATATTTTCATAGGTTCATAGAATTTTTGAGCAGTAAGGCACTTTGTAGTTATCTCTTCTGAACTCTTAATTTTGGAGAAAGTTCTGTGACTTATTTCAAAATTACACATCTAGACAGAGTACCTGGTTATGAATCCTTACCCTCAATTTCCAGTCCCATAACCACATCATCAATTAAAATAAGCCTGAAAAATTATTAAAGTCTAGTTAGTAGGTAATAACTCTGGTTCTGGTTGTAGTTATATACTAGGAAACAGCATTTGATTTTTTACTTTGGGAAAAATAAGGTTCattggatatttttaaatttcagtgtatATTAGTCCagtctcatgctgctaataaagacataactgagactgggtaatttatataggaaagaggtttaattgactcacagttcagcatggctggggaagcctcaggaaacttataatcatggtggaaggggaagcaaacacgtccttcttcacatagtAGCAGCAAAGAAAAGTGCAGGGTGAAGCAGGGttggggaagccccttataaaaccatcagatcttgtgagaactcattcactatcacaagaaaatgatgaaggtaactgcccccatggttcaattacctcccactgggtccctcccacaacaatggggattatgggaactaccaTTCAAAGATAAGATTTGAGGGTGGACACAGTCCAATAATATCACAgtgttttgttgctttttctccttttttctctctcccttgccttctttctctcttccatttaaaaatttttttctttctacttcatAGGAACAgcattttccatatatatatatacacacacacatatatacacatatatatacatatatatacacatatatacatatatacacatatatacatacatacacatatatacatatatacatatatacacatatatacgtatatatacgtatatacatatatacatatatacacatatacgtatatacgtatatatacatatatacacatatacatatatacgtatatatgtatgtatatatgtatatatgtatgtatatacgtatatacgtatatatacgtatatacgtatatacatacgtatatacgtatgtatacatatacgtatatatacgtatatacgtatatacatacatatatacgtatatatacatatatgtatacatacgtatatatacatatgtgtatatatatacacatatgtgtgtgtatatatatatatattttttttttgagacgggagtctcgctctttcacccagactggagtgcagtggcgctatctcgactcactgcaagctccgcctcccgggttcaagccattctcctgcctcagcctcccaagtagctgggactacaggcacccgccaccgcgcctggctaattttttgtatttttagtagagacggggtttcaccgtgttagccaggatggtctcgatctcctcacctcgtgatctgcccgcctcggcctcccaaagtgttgggattacaggcatgagccactgtgcccagcccattttccatatttttttagaACTGTTGAGACTATTATGCTAGTTTGCCTGCTCAGTGGCCCCTTAATCAAAGAGACTTAGGCAGAGTAAAGAAAGATCAGGAGGTAGTAAAATTATAGGCACAACAACAGATTTGATGGCTACCAGTGAGCATAAAGTCTGAACTACACTAGATGTTTTTGCAACCTGATAGACAGTAGTCTGAAGAGGCACAACATCTCAGTTCTACAGACAAAACACTATGGACATTACCCAGGTTTCCAATATCACTCTGTAtaagtctgttctcatgctgctgataaagacatacccgagactgggtaatttataaagaaaaaaaggtttaatgcgctcagagttccatgtggctggggaggcctcacaatcatggtggaaggagaaaggcatgtcttatgtggcagcaggcaagagagaatgagaataaagagaaacggtttccccttataaaaccattagatctcatgagacttattcactaccacgagaacagtatggaggaaacctcccccatgattcaattgtatCTCACTGGGTCCCAccaacaacacatgggaattctgggggctacaattcaagatgagatttgggtgggaacacagccaaaccatatcacactcaAATTGAAAACATGTATATACCAATTTTCTAgagaattattttttgtaatggCTATGCAAAATACACTCTGCTAATTAAGTTTAAATAGGCCCAACCAAATGTGATTCTGCCCTCCTTCCTCAACCCCATCAGTAAAGAGAAGGAAAGATATTGATGGTCTTCAATgatatgtaatttttatgtatttttatctaccagaatatgcattctttttgcagtaattctttttttgttgttatttagtttttattttataatcataaacTTAACTCTACAATCCAGCTAGGCATGGAAGGGAACAAGGAAAACATGGAACCCAAAGGGAACTGCAGCAAGAGCACAAAGATGATGGGATACTGCGAGCAAGTGGGGTAGAGGGGTGCTCTCCTGAGCAACAGAAGGAATGGTCTGGTGGTTAAGATAAAACACAAGTCAAACCTATTAGAGTTGTCCACAGTCAGCAATGGTGATCTTCTTGCTGGTCTTGCCATTTGTGGACCCAAAGCACTCCATGGCTTCCACAATTCTCACGCCTTCCTTCACCTTGCCAAAGACCACGTGCATGCCATCCAAACACTCagacatggcagtgcagatgaaaAACTGGGAACCATTTGTGTTGGGTCCAGCACATTCTCCACGGACAAGATGCCAGGACCTGTATAATTTAGGACGAAGTTCTCATCATCAAATTTCTCCCGGTAGATGGACTTGCCACCAGTGCCATTATGCTGTGTGAAGTCACCACCCTGACACATAAACCCAGGAACAATTCTGTGAAAGTAGGAACCTTTATAACCAAATCCTTTCTCTCCAATGATTAGAACACAAACATTTTCTGCTATCTTTGGAATCTTGTCTGCAAACAGCTCAAAGGAGACACGTCCCAAGAGCTCACCATCCACGGTGATGTCTAAGAACCTGGTGGGGTTGACCATGGCTGATAGAACAGGGCTCCTGGCAGCGGTGGCATCTGCAAAGCCATAGTAATTCTTTTAATTTGTTGGCAATAATTAAGTAAAGTTAAATTTGGCATTACTTATGTTTtatatgagaaaacagaagcaaagtTAGGAAGGTCATTTacgttatttttttgagattttctagTCACCATATTTATGGATTGTTTTGCTGTTAATTCAGTCTAAAATACGCTTCGTAGCTTTTTTATTCACCATATTATATGGAAAGTACATTGACTACTGTTTCAAATTAATCACTAAGATTTTAGAAAACAGATTGTTGTATGAACAATattcacatttaatattttacataagccTCATTTTGTCTAAAAGCTGATAAGTAGGAAAGTTATAATTAGAACATTACAAAATACTATCTTAAAATTCAGGTTGAGCTGTCCTTTGAATTCATCTCCACAATATCTGCATACATTCATTAACTTCAGATGTAATTGGAAGGCACATAATTAATGCAATGGTTCTGAATGTTTATCAAATTACCACCAATCATCACGGTTTCTGGATGATGCTCGGCAACAGGGTGCATGGACATCAATAAAATTCTAATTATGAATTACTAATTGTAATGACTCCACCAGGCCTAAAATACAGCATCactgtttaaattaaattaagttaGTTTTATTGACTTCTTTATTGAAGGATGAGCTGTTTCAAGCAGTAAAATTTTGAACtgacattttaaatgatttctacTGTTATAATGAATGTCAATTCTTCTCAAAGAGGGTACAACAAACAGAAAGATGCTGAGGATAATAGGTCACACGAATTAACACATGCTTGCTTATCAGATGCCGGGAAGAGAAAGGAGTGTTAAAATATATTCATCCATTTTTATTTCAgctgttcattttaaaaagaagaagcataAAAATATAGAAGCAATGACCTACCATGAATTTCTAGACAAACCTTGTTTACATTCCATGaatgtaaatatacataacatttattaaaacagCAACAAAGACTACCACCCATTCTGTATTGTTTTCGCATACAGCACTGTTATGCTGAGTCTGCATCTCTCCAAGTTTGAATTCCTCTGCTCTCCATCAGCGAAGCGATCATTCTCTAGTAAGTCTTTTCATATTATAAACTCTAGAAGAGTAATCTTTTAATCAATTAAATTATGAATTTAAGGAAcaactcaaaattaattaatttcagaCCCCATCATATTGAAACTTGCCTCAGAAACACAGGCAAACCCAAATTGTTTCCAACTTCAAACTATTACTTTTAGTTGGAAACACATGTTAATTGTTTAGGTATACCAAAATTAAcatcttaattatatttttcacattCTTTCTGACAAGTAGAGTACATGTGCCATAGAAGATACTGCCTGTATTAGCAAATACCTTCTGTCTGATATTCACATACTCAGCTCACTTCAGAGGTGATTTATTCATGTGATCTCCAGCTATGAAGCTTTGggtaaaaataagaacaaaacaaacaaacaagaaataactTCAGTACTGATCAGCCTTCGTGGTTTTATTCTTGACAGTTTCACCACTGTgaaatttaagtaaatattttctagACCTTGTAAAGTTGAAAAAGGCCTCCTAGTTTATATGAAATATGCCCTCCTTCCTCATCTAAATAGTTTTCACTTTGCAGCAAAGCTACCGTATTTACCGACTGTATGTGTTCTTAGTGGTAAAATCAGTCTAAAAATAACAATGTTTTATCTTTCAGATTGAAGTAATCTACCCCTAAAGCTGAAGCCATTAGAATTCTGGATCATAATCTTGGTGATTTCTTAAAGCTTCATTGCAAATTTTCCAAGGCAGCAATTTTGACTATAATAAATGCCAGCTGCTATCGTCTTTAAAAGCATAAAATGCTTCAACTTCTCAAACAGCatatgtcttttaaaatctaCATTACCCTATTTGCTAATTTGTTACTTCTCTCTTTTGTTGCATCATATTGAGAGAGGAAGGGAGCTTAAATATTCCAAACACAATTAATATCATCATCCTCTGgccctgctttttcttttctcctttgttcACAGAAGGCAATGGATAAACCCATGTCTATATCACAATTCCAAAGTAGCCAACTCATCATTGACGCTCGTGGTTCTCTCAACAAGTATCATTCCTTACCAGTCCTTGTGTTGCTAAGCTTCTAGCTATTATTCcttctgattatttttcttacaaaagAGGATATAGTGGCATTTATACGAAGGCTATTTCATGAAAATTTACCTTGGTGCAAGTGATATGAGCTATTAAATCCATCTTTTGGCCAGATATTCCATTCTGCCTTAGAAAGCCCAATACTAATCCAAGAAAGACATGGAAACATGAAATTCACACTTATTTCTAAGAGTTGTAATTGCTGTGAGTTTTCAGCATATCTTAGCCCATTTGGAAGAATAGCATTTTCTTGAGGCTTTCTTGAACCCAGAGAGCTTTTGGAATAGTACTTTCCAAGGAGTCtgagatatttctttattttattttaggatagCTTTGGTGCTTTCTCTGAGGGTGGCTTAGGGTAAATGGCATTGAACAAGATGGCCTTAAAATTCCCCTTAGCTTGTCTGAACTTTATACAGGCTTCTTTTTGTCTCCAGGTAACTGACCTCCCTCTCACTCTGGACCAGGTGGGCTAACCACCCAGGAGGATCCTGACCTTCCTTCCCCCTATCCCTTACAGAACCCAGGTTACACAATCACAGAGCAAAACATTCCAAGCAAGAGTCCCTAATCACAAACTTAATATATAACTTAATGTACTTGACACACCCCATTGATCAACCTCCCTGCAACATCCTATGTTACTTTTCCACTAACTCACTACAGCCCTTAAAAACCCTACCATTCTTTGTTACAGAAGAGGTAAGTTCAGACTTCATTATTGCCTCTCTCCCCAttgcaatagtcttgaataaaataataattgccTGTTTGAGATTGTCTGATGAAATTTTTCTTGACAACCATGAATAAAGGCAGTGATGTTACCATACCTGTTGCATGCAATGCTTGAACAATGATATACAATAGGAGGATTTGAGTGACACCTTGCCAGTGATCACTTCAATAAATATGAAGTGGTGGCTtctttgtaataattttaattCACTTTAACAGATAACTGGAAGTTGTATTAAAAGATAGAGACTGAGAAACACAATAAAAGGATAATGAGAAAGTAATAAGTTTGCCAATTAATAGAAATTCTCTGTATTAAGCTCTTACAGGACCCTTCAAAAGTGTTGAAATGGGAGCTGCAACAATGGACATGCACATCAAATAGAATGTCCTGCTGTAACTCTTATTTACTAATCTCTGCAGTTAATATCAATTACTACACAGCATCAAACCTGTTCTGCACTATATTGTTGATGATAGGACACCtgtattctaattatttttgaagTTAGAGACATGTCCAATGTTTCCTTTCAACAAACCAGTATACTCTGTGTGGACATGCTCCCACTGGCCTACTCTCAACAGGGTTCATAAAATAGGCTTACAactgagatttatttttctctgttcaaATGAAAGACATGCTGTATTCTGGTATTAATACCAATGAAGACTTTGGCTCTATTCACTCTGCAAATGATGCCCCCAGGGTAGATGAGGAAGAATCTTCAATCAATGTGTGCATAGTTTTGTattggcttatttattttaatttcagtgtccataactCCTGGCACTATTAGAATATTCAATTATAATTTAGTCCAAagtgctataaaaataattttctcttaattACACTATGTCCTTTTATCtgcacattattttaaaaaaataactcaaCGTATTCCACTTATGGTTATACTGAACAACAATATGACTTTTCGAGTCTTTGGCAAGTCAATGCATATTTTCTAAAGAAAccttaatgtaattattatttcaaatgtaaGTATAATTTCTTCCAGAGAAACCCAGGGAAGAACTGGAATAAAGTATTAATGAGAAAACCTCAACGAAAGTACACACTAAAAtattctaataaataaaatataatcaaattatCAAGCTGGACAGTCTGACTCCACAGTCCTTGCTCTTAATTATTTTGTTCAGAAGATACGTTAAGAAAATGGGCTTTCCTTCAAAAAAACTCAGATAgacggggcgcggtggctcatgcctgtaatcccagcactttgggaggccgaggtgggcggatcacgaggtcaggatatccagaccatcctggctaacatagtgaaatcccgtctctactaaaaatacaaaaaattagccgggcgtggtggtgagcgcctgtagtcccagctactcgggaggttgaggcaggagaatggcgcgaacccgggaggcggagcttgcagtgagccgagatcgcgccactgcactccagcctgggcgacagagggagactccgtctcaaacaacaacaacaacaacaaattcacAGATACGTAGGTAATAAAGATAATACTTGGTAACAATGAATGGTAGTAAGTGATTATGGGACATTTACATTTGGTAAGCCTAA includes:
- the LOC100994519 gene encoding peptidyl-prolyl cis-trans isomerase A-like, with translation MVNPTRFLDITVDGELLGRVSFELFADKIPKIAENVCVLIIGEKGFGYKGSYFHRIVPGFMCQGGDFTQHNGTGGKSICTAMSECLDGMHVVFGKVKEGVRIVEAMECFGSTNGKTSKKITIADCGQL